Proteins co-encoded in one Ictalurus punctatus breed USDA103 chromosome 18, Coco_2.0, whole genome shotgun sequence genomic window:
- the oatx gene encoding solute carrier family 22 member 6 isoform X1, with translation MGFADLLDEIGGLGRFQLIHITLLSIPGLLMASQNLLNNFTAGIPAHHCTIPNLTSALNLSMSEEDEISLLRAFIPEAESQLSKCSRYLQPQWHLVERNHSHSGNVNLTDMETESCVDGWTYKRTEFISTIVSEWDLVCRLRPLKQMSQTIYMGGVLTGAIIFGGLSDRFGRKMLLTWSYFQLAVLGTFTAFSPSYLAYCTFRFFTGMAVSGVILNTVSLKVEWIPTKTRTLVGSLSSFFFTFGQMILAGVAYSLKDWRKLHLAVCSPFFITFLYSWWFSESARWLVLNGRSGEALQQLHRVARINGKHEVVEKITLEVLQSHMQKEIQSSKMVFTAYDLLRTPVMRRISLCLIAVWFSTSFAYYGLAMDLQKFGVNIYLMQVIFGAVDIPAKLVALVMLSFLGRRLTQGTCLLASAFVIFINIFIPKDMQILRTMLAVLGKGFTSASFTCVYLFTGELYPTVIRQTGMGFASTMARIGSMAAPAVLILDDVFPALPSIVYGAAAIIAGVTAFLLPETLNVPLPDTITDVEEKWSKKLSRFQEQVQREAMALDTLGQTCRGT, from the exons ATGGGTTTTGCAGATCTTCTAGATGAAATCGGTGGACTCGGACGCTTTCAGCTGATCCACATCACGCTGCTGTCCATCCCGGGTCTCCTGATGGCCAGTCAGAATTTACTCAATAACTTCACGGCAGGAATCCCAGCACATCACTGCACCATTCCCAACCTGACGTCGGCCCTGAACCTGTCCATGTCTGAGGAAGACGAGATCTCTCTGCTGAGAGCCTTCATACCAGAGGCAGAGTCTCAGCTCTCAAAATGCAGCAGGTACCTTCAGCCCCAGTGGCACCTGGTCGAAAGAAACCACAGTCACTCTGGGAATGTGAATTTGACTGACATGGAGACAGAGAGCTgcgtggatggatggacttacAAGAGGACTGAGTTTATCTCCACAATCGTGTCTGAG TGGGATCTGGTGTGCCGTCTCCGGCCACTCAAACAGATGAGTCAAACCATCTACATGGGTGGAGTTCTCACAGGTGCCATTATTTTTGGAGGGCTTTCAGACAG GTTTGGGAGGAAGATGTTACTCACCTGGTCGTATTTTCAATTGGCTGTGTTAGGGACCTTCACTGCTTTTTCTCCATCGTACCTGGCTTACTGCACCTTCCGCTTCTTCACCGGCATGGCTGTGTCAGGGGTTATCCTCAACACTGTCTCACTCA aggtggaATGGATTCCCACAAAGACCCGCACCCTGGTGGGTTCCCTCTCATCCTTTTTCTTCACCTTTGGTCAGATGATCCTGGCAGGAGTAGCGTACAGCTTGAAGGACTGGAGGAAACTGCACCTGGCCGTCTGCTCCCCTTTTTTCATCACTTTCCTCTACAGCTG GTGGTTCTCGGAGTCAGCACGATGGTTGGTGTTGAACGGTCGCTCGGGCGAAGCTCTGCAGCAGCTTCACCGTGTGGCCAGGATCAATGGCAAACATGAAGTGGTGGAGAAAATCACGCTGGAG gtgcTGCAGTCACACATGCAGAAAGAAATTCAGTCCAGTAAGATGGTGTTCACGGCGTATGACCTGCTGCGCACTCCCGTCATGAGGAGGATCTCCCTGTGCCTCATAGCCGTCTG gttctctaCCAGTTTTGCGTATTATGGTCTGGCTATGGACCTGCAGAAGTTCGGCGTGAACATCTACCTGATGCAGGTAATATTCGGGGCAGTAGATATTCCCGCTAAACTGGTGGCTCTGGTCATGCTGAGCTTTTTAGGTCGGCGTTTAACACAGGGCACGTGTCTGCTCGCATCGGCCTTCGTCATCTTCATCAACATCTTCATCCCTAAAG acatgcagatCCTGAGGACGATGCTGGCTGTGCTGGGGAAAGGGTTCACCTCCGCGTCCTTCACCTGTGTGTACCTGTTCACTGGAGAACTTTATCCTACAGTCATCAG gcagACTGGGATGGGTTTTGCCTCCACTATGGCTCGTATCGGCTCCATGGCAGCTCCAGCGGTTCTTATCCTTGATGACGTGTTTCCTGCGTTGCCCAGCATTGTTTATGGAGCGGCAGCCATTATTGCCGGAGTCACTGCGTTTCTGCTTCCTGAAACTCTGAATGTGCCACTGCCCGATACCATCACAGACGTGGAGGAGAAATG GTCGAAGAAACTGAGCAGGTTTCAGGAGCAGGTGCAGCGCGAGGCCATGGCACTTGACACACTCGGTCAGACATGCAGAGGAACGTGA
- the oatx gene encoding solute carrier family 22 member 6-A isoform X3: MWDLVCRLRPLKQMSQTIYMGGVLTGAIIFGGLSDRFGRKMLLTWSYFQLAVLGTFTAFSPSYLAYCTFRFFTGMAVSGVILNTVSLKVEWIPTKTRTLVGSLSSFFFTFGQMILAGVAYSLKDWRKLHLAVCSPFFITFLYSWWFSESARWLVLNGRSGEALQQLHRVARINGKHEVVEKITLEVLQSHMQKEIQSSKMVFTAYDLLRTPVMRRISLCLIAVWFSTSFAYYGLAMDLQKFGVNIYLMQVIFGAVDIPAKLVALVMLSFLGRRLTQGTCLLASAFVIFINIFIPKDMQILRTMLAVLGKGFTSASFTCVYLFTGELYPTVIRQTGMGFASTMARIGSMAAPAVLILDDVFPALPSIVYGAAAIIAGVTAFLLPETLNVPLPDTITDVEEKWSKKLSRFQEQVQREAMALDTLGQTCRGT, translated from the exons ATG TGGGATCTGGTGTGCCGTCTCCGGCCACTCAAACAGATGAGTCAAACCATCTACATGGGTGGAGTTCTCACAGGTGCCATTATTTTTGGAGGGCTTTCAGACAG GTTTGGGAGGAAGATGTTACTCACCTGGTCGTATTTTCAATTGGCTGTGTTAGGGACCTTCACTGCTTTTTCTCCATCGTACCTGGCTTACTGCACCTTCCGCTTCTTCACCGGCATGGCTGTGTCAGGGGTTATCCTCAACACTGTCTCACTCA aggtggaATGGATTCCCACAAAGACCCGCACCCTGGTGGGTTCCCTCTCATCCTTTTTCTTCACCTTTGGTCAGATGATCCTGGCAGGAGTAGCGTACAGCTTGAAGGACTGGAGGAAACTGCACCTGGCCGTCTGCTCCCCTTTTTTCATCACTTTCCTCTACAGCTG GTGGTTCTCGGAGTCAGCACGATGGTTGGTGTTGAACGGTCGCTCGGGCGAAGCTCTGCAGCAGCTTCACCGTGTGGCCAGGATCAATGGCAAACATGAAGTGGTGGAGAAAATCACGCTGGAG gtgcTGCAGTCACACATGCAGAAAGAAATTCAGTCCAGTAAGATGGTGTTCACGGCGTATGACCTGCTGCGCACTCCCGTCATGAGGAGGATCTCCCTGTGCCTCATAGCCGTCTG gttctctaCCAGTTTTGCGTATTATGGTCTGGCTATGGACCTGCAGAAGTTCGGCGTGAACATCTACCTGATGCAGGTAATATTCGGGGCAGTAGATATTCCCGCTAAACTGGTGGCTCTGGTCATGCTGAGCTTTTTAGGTCGGCGTTTAACACAGGGCACGTGTCTGCTCGCATCGGCCTTCGTCATCTTCATCAACATCTTCATCCCTAAAG acatgcagatCCTGAGGACGATGCTGGCTGTGCTGGGGAAAGGGTTCACCTCCGCGTCCTTCACCTGTGTGTACCTGTTCACTGGAGAACTTTATCCTACAGTCATCAG gcagACTGGGATGGGTTTTGCCTCCACTATGGCTCGTATCGGCTCCATGGCAGCTCCAGCGGTTCTTATCCTTGATGACGTGTTTCCTGCGTTGCCCAGCATTGTTTATGGAGCGGCAGCCATTATTGCCGGAGTCACTGCGTTTCTGCTTCCTGAAACTCTGAATGTGCCACTGCCCGATACCATCACAGACGTGGAGGAGAAATG GTCGAAGAAACTGAGCAGGTTTCAGGAGCAGGTGCAGCGCGAGGCCATGGCACTTGACACACTCGGTCAGACATGCAGAGGAACGTGA
- the oatx gene encoding solute carrier family 22 member 6 isoform X2, with protein MGFADLLDEIGGLGRFQLIHITLLSIPGLLMASQNLLNNFTAGIPAHHCTIPNLTSALNLSMSEEDEISLLRAFIPEAESQLSKCSRYLQPQWHLVERNHSHSGNVNLTDMETESCVDGWTYKRTEFISTIVSEWDLVCRLRPLKQMSQTIYMGGVLTGAIIFGGLSDRFGRKMLLTWSYFQLAVLGTFTAFSPSYLAYCTFRFFTGMAVSGVILNTVSLKVEWIPTKTRTLVGSLSSFFFTFGQMILAGVAYSLKDWRKLHLAVCSPFFITFLYSWWFSESARWLVLNGRSGEALQQLHRVARINGKHEVVEKITLEVLQSHMQKEIQSSKMVFTAYDLLRTPVMRRISLCLIAVWFSTSFAYYGLAMDLQKFGVNIYLMQVIFGAVDIPAKLVALVMLSFLGRRLTQGTCLLASAFVIFINIFIPKDMQILRTMLAVLGKGFTSASFTCVYLFTGELYPTVIRLGWVLPPLWLVSAPWQLQRFLSLMTCFLRCPALFMERQPLLPESLRFCFLKL; from the exons ATGGGTTTTGCAGATCTTCTAGATGAAATCGGTGGACTCGGACGCTTTCAGCTGATCCACATCACGCTGCTGTCCATCCCGGGTCTCCTGATGGCCAGTCAGAATTTACTCAATAACTTCACGGCAGGAATCCCAGCACATCACTGCACCATTCCCAACCTGACGTCGGCCCTGAACCTGTCCATGTCTGAGGAAGACGAGATCTCTCTGCTGAGAGCCTTCATACCAGAGGCAGAGTCTCAGCTCTCAAAATGCAGCAGGTACCTTCAGCCCCAGTGGCACCTGGTCGAAAGAAACCACAGTCACTCTGGGAATGTGAATTTGACTGACATGGAGACAGAGAGCTgcgtggatggatggacttacAAGAGGACTGAGTTTATCTCCACAATCGTGTCTGAG TGGGATCTGGTGTGCCGTCTCCGGCCACTCAAACAGATGAGTCAAACCATCTACATGGGTGGAGTTCTCACAGGTGCCATTATTTTTGGAGGGCTTTCAGACAG GTTTGGGAGGAAGATGTTACTCACCTGGTCGTATTTTCAATTGGCTGTGTTAGGGACCTTCACTGCTTTTTCTCCATCGTACCTGGCTTACTGCACCTTCCGCTTCTTCACCGGCATGGCTGTGTCAGGGGTTATCCTCAACACTGTCTCACTCA aggtggaATGGATTCCCACAAAGACCCGCACCCTGGTGGGTTCCCTCTCATCCTTTTTCTTCACCTTTGGTCAGATGATCCTGGCAGGAGTAGCGTACAGCTTGAAGGACTGGAGGAAACTGCACCTGGCCGTCTGCTCCCCTTTTTTCATCACTTTCCTCTACAGCTG GTGGTTCTCGGAGTCAGCACGATGGTTGGTGTTGAACGGTCGCTCGGGCGAAGCTCTGCAGCAGCTTCACCGTGTGGCCAGGATCAATGGCAAACATGAAGTGGTGGAGAAAATCACGCTGGAG gtgcTGCAGTCACACATGCAGAAAGAAATTCAGTCCAGTAAGATGGTGTTCACGGCGTATGACCTGCTGCGCACTCCCGTCATGAGGAGGATCTCCCTGTGCCTCATAGCCGTCTG gttctctaCCAGTTTTGCGTATTATGGTCTGGCTATGGACCTGCAGAAGTTCGGCGTGAACATCTACCTGATGCAGGTAATATTCGGGGCAGTAGATATTCCCGCTAAACTGGTGGCTCTGGTCATGCTGAGCTTTTTAGGTCGGCGTTTAACACAGGGCACGTGTCTGCTCGCATCGGCCTTCGTCATCTTCATCAACATCTTCATCCCTAAAG acatgcagatCCTGAGGACGATGCTGGCTGTGCTGGGGAAAGGGTTCACCTCCGCGTCCTTCACCTGTGTGTACCTGTTCACTGGAGAACTTTATCCTACAGTCATCAG ACTGGGATGGGTTTTGCCTCCACTATGGCTCGTATCGGCTCCATGGCAGCTCCAGCGGTTCTTATCCTTGATGACGTGTTTCCTGCGTTGCCCAGCATTGTTTATGGAGCGGCAGCCATTATTGCCGGAGTCACTGCGTTTCTGCTTCCTGAAACTCTGA
- the LOC108278469 gene encoding microfibril-associated glycoprotein 3, translated as MKPVLFLSMFCALVCVRASERMSVVSVKDLSDLPSLGIISVKEGASVVIKCNASELHEHIAWYDSKGHVLNGEDSGGDRVTVHKDSLNISSVSFEDRGRYTCISLNSESISNYTVTLRVSYTYSGLGFYYIIVCLVTFTITIILNMTRLCMINTHLRKTERAINDFFRTDGAEKLQKALEVAKRIPIVTSMKTLELAKVTQFKTLELAKQMEELARSVPLPPLILTCTTAVDEAECIGPVAIVHQEEEHSEQDALNGDTEN; from the exons atGAAGCCGGTGTTGTTCCTCAGCATGTTCTGCGCCCTTGTGTGTGTCCGTGCAAGTGAAAGGATGTCGGTTGTGAGTGTGAAGGACCTCTCTGACCTGCCCTCTCTAGGGATCATCAGTGTGAAGGAGGGTGCGAGTGTAGTGATCAAATGTAATGCGAGTGAACTTCATGAGCACATCGCATGGTACGACTCTAAGGGACACGTCCTAAACGGAGAAGACTCGG GAGGGGACCGGGTCACAGTGCATAAAGACTCACTGAACATCAGCAGTGTTTCCTTCGAGGATCGTGGCCGGTACACGTGCATCTCACTGAACTCAGAAAGCATCTCCAACTACACAGTGACGCTGAGAGTGAGCTACACCTACAGCGGATTGGGGTTTTACTACATCATCGTGTGCCTCgtcaccttcaccatcaccatcatcctcaACATGACCCGTCTGTGCATGATCAACACACACCTACGCAAAACCGAGCGCGCCATCAACGACTTCTTCCGCACTGATGGAGCAGAAAAACTGCAGAAAGCTCTGGAAGTTGCCAAGCGCATCCCCATCGTCACATCCATGAAAACCCTGGAGCTCGCAAAAGTCACACAGTTTAAAACTCTGGAGCTGGCCAAGCAGATGGAGGAGCTGGCGAGGAGCGTGCCTCTGCCTCCACTCATCCTAACCTGCACCACAGCTGTGGATGAAGCAGAGTGTATAGGTCCAGTAGCTATCGTTCATCAGGAGGAGGAACACAGTGAACAAGACGCCCTGAACGGAGACACGGAAAACtga
- the galnt10 gene encoding polypeptide N-acetylgalactosaminyltransferase 10 isoform X1 → MCVCICLREPCPRVSMRRREKRFLQVVVLIIAALLFLHSGALRNSTTGNTELSHTQGVLRKLKPEDRVGSQRRKDWHDYEAIKRDAARTGNGEQGKAFPLTDAERVDQAYRENGFNIYVSDRISLNRSLPDIRHPNCKHKLYAENLPNTSIIIPFHNEGWSSLLRTVHSILNRSPPHLITEIILVDDFSDREHLKAPLEEYMARLQKVRIVRTQKREGLIRTRLLGASLAMGQVITFLDSHCEANVNWLPPLLDRIAQNRKTIVCPMIDVIDHDNFGYETQAGDAMRGAFDWEMFYKRIPIPPELQNRDLSEPFESPVMAGGLFAVDRKWFWELGGYDMGLEIWGGEQYEISFKVWMCGGRMEDIPCSRVGHIYRKYVPYKMPGGVSLARNLKRVAEVWMDEYAEHIYQRRPDYRPLSVGDLSAQRELRLRLGCKSFHWFMTEVAWDLQHHYPAVEPPAAAWGELRNMGSGLCVESKPSASGSPLRLEPCVKGRGDALWNHAQVFTFGWREDIRVGDPLHTKKVCLDAVSHSSPVTLYDCHGMKGNQLWRYRKDYTLFHPVSNSCMDSDSSDKRIFMNLCNPASLSQQWRFENVNITVLERFNRNLPAL, encoded by the exons atgtgtgtgtgtatatgtttgagAGAGCCGTGTCCGCGAGTCAGTATGAGGCGGAGAGAGAAGAGGTTTCTGCAGGTTGTTGTGTTGATCATCGCCGCGCTGCTTTTCCTCCACAGCGGCGCTCTGAGGAACTCCACCACCGGAAACACCgagctctctcacacacag ggagtaCTCAGGAAGCTGAAGCCTGAAGACAGAGTGGGCAGTCAGAGGAGGAAAGACTGGCACGACTATGAGGCTATAAAGAGAGATGCAGCACGAACAg gaaACGGAGAGCAGGGTAAAGCGTTCCCTCTGACTGATGCAGAACGAGTGGATCAGGCTTACAGAGAGAACGGCTTCAACATTTACGTCAGCGACAGAATCTCACTCAACAGATCACTGCCTGACATCCGCCACCCAAA CTGTAAACACAAGCTGTATGCTGAGAATCTCCCCAACACCAGCATCATTATTCCGTTCCATAACGAGGGCTGGAGTTCGTTACTGCGCACCGTGCACAGCATTCTGAACCGCTCACCACCTCACCTCATCACCGAGATCATCCTCGTAGACGACTTCAGTGAccgag AACACCTGAAGGCCCCGTTGGAGGAGTACATGGCCCGGCTGCAGAAGGTGCGCATTGTTCGCACTCAGAAGCGTGAGGGTCTGATCAGGACCAGACTGCTGGGGGCATCGCTCGCTATGGGACAGGTCATCACCTTCCTCGACTCGCACTGTGAGGCTAACGTCAACTGGCTCCCCCCACTCCTgg ATCGTATTGCGCAGAACCGTAAGACGATTGTGTGCCCGATGATTGACGTGATCGATCATGATAACTTCGGCTACGAGACCCAGGCAGGAGATGCCATGCGTGGAGCGTTTGACTGGGAGATGTTCTACAAACGCATCCCCATCCCCCCCGAGCTGCAGAACCGCGACCTGAGCGAACCCTTCGA gtctCCAGTGATGGCCGGTGGACTGTTTGCTGTAGACAGGAAGTGGTTTTGGGAATTGGGAGGATATGATATGGGACTCGAGATCTGGGGAGGAGAACAGTATGAGATTTCCTTTAAG GTATGGATGTGTGGAGGTCGTATGGAGGACATTCCCTGCTCTCGGGTCGGCCATATATACAGGAAATACGTTCCTTACAAAATGCCTGGAGGAGTGAGCCTAGCTAGG aacctGAAGCGAGTGGCGGAggtgtggatggatgagtatGCAGAGCATATTTATCAGCGGCGGCCGGACTATCGCCCGCTGTCTGTGGGAGACTTGAGTGCACAGAGGGAACTCCGCCTCCGTCTCGGCTGCAAGAGCTTCCACTGGTTCATGACTGAGGTGGCCTGGGACTTACAGCACCACTACCCTGCTGTGGAGCCCCCTGCTGCAGCCTGGGGGgag ctgCGTAACATGGGCAGTGGGCTGTGTGTAGAGAGTAAACCATCGGCGTCCGGTTCTCCTCTCAGACTGGAGCCGTGTGTCAAAGGTCGAGGGGATGCGCTGTGGAATCACGCACAG gtgtttacATTTGGGTGGAGGGAGGACATCAGGGTTGGAGATCCTCTACACACGAAGAAAGTGTGTTTAGACGCCGTTTCACACAGCAGCCCTGTCACACTGTACGACTGTCACGGCATGAAGGGCAACCAGCTGTGGAGATACAGGAAG gactACACTCTGTTCCACCCGGTCAGTAACAGCTGTATGGACAGCGACTCGTCTGATAAACGGATTTTCATGAACTTGTGTAATCCGGCATCTCTGAGTCAGCAGTGGAGATTTGAGAATGTCAACATCACTGTTCTAGAGCGGTTCAACAGGAACCTGCCTGCATTGTGA
- the galnt10 gene encoding polypeptide N-acetylgalactosaminyltransferase 10 isoform X2 → MFCSETDKTELHVIGNEAEIEGNGEQGKAFPLTDAERVDQAYRENGFNIYVSDRISLNRSLPDIRHPNCKHKLYAENLPNTSIIIPFHNEGWSSLLRTVHSILNRSPPHLITEIILVDDFSDREHLKAPLEEYMARLQKVRIVRTQKREGLIRTRLLGASLAMGQVITFLDSHCEANVNWLPPLLDRIAQNRKTIVCPMIDVIDHDNFGYETQAGDAMRGAFDWEMFYKRIPIPPELQNRDLSEPFESPVMAGGLFAVDRKWFWELGGYDMGLEIWGGEQYEISFKVWMCGGRMEDIPCSRVGHIYRKYVPYKMPGGVSLARNLKRVAEVWMDEYAEHIYQRRPDYRPLSVGDLSAQRELRLRLGCKSFHWFMTEVAWDLQHHYPAVEPPAAAWGELRNMGSGLCVESKPSASGSPLRLEPCVKGRGDALWNHAQVFTFGWREDIRVGDPLHTKKVCLDAVSHSSPVTLYDCHGMKGNQLWRYRKDYTLFHPVSNSCMDSDSSDKRIFMNLCNPASLSQQWRFENVNITVLERFNRNLPAL, encoded by the exons ATGTTCTGCAGTGAAACTGATAAAACAGAACTCCATGTGATTGGAAACGAGGCTGAGATAGAAG gaaACGGAGAGCAGGGTAAAGCGTTCCCTCTGACTGATGCAGAACGAGTGGATCAGGCTTACAGAGAGAACGGCTTCAACATTTACGTCAGCGACAGAATCTCACTCAACAGATCACTGCCTGACATCCGCCACCCAAA CTGTAAACACAAGCTGTATGCTGAGAATCTCCCCAACACCAGCATCATTATTCCGTTCCATAACGAGGGCTGGAGTTCGTTACTGCGCACCGTGCACAGCATTCTGAACCGCTCACCACCTCACCTCATCACCGAGATCATCCTCGTAGACGACTTCAGTGAccgag AACACCTGAAGGCCCCGTTGGAGGAGTACATGGCCCGGCTGCAGAAGGTGCGCATTGTTCGCACTCAGAAGCGTGAGGGTCTGATCAGGACCAGACTGCTGGGGGCATCGCTCGCTATGGGACAGGTCATCACCTTCCTCGACTCGCACTGTGAGGCTAACGTCAACTGGCTCCCCCCACTCCTgg ATCGTATTGCGCAGAACCGTAAGACGATTGTGTGCCCGATGATTGACGTGATCGATCATGATAACTTCGGCTACGAGACCCAGGCAGGAGATGCCATGCGTGGAGCGTTTGACTGGGAGATGTTCTACAAACGCATCCCCATCCCCCCCGAGCTGCAGAACCGCGACCTGAGCGAACCCTTCGA gtctCCAGTGATGGCCGGTGGACTGTTTGCTGTAGACAGGAAGTGGTTTTGGGAATTGGGAGGATATGATATGGGACTCGAGATCTGGGGAGGAGAACAGTATGAGATTTCCTTTAAG GTATGGATGTGTGGAGGTCGTATGGAGGACATTCCCTGCTCTCGGGTCGGCCATATATACAGGAAATACGTTCCTTACAAAATGCCTGGAGGAGTGAGCCTAGCTAGG aacctGAAGCGAGTGGCGGAggtgtggatggatgagtatGCAGAGCATATTTATCAGCGGCGGCCGGACTATCGCCCGCTGTCTGTGGGAGACTTGAGTGCACAGAGGGAACTCCGCCTCCGTCTCGGCTGCAAGAGCTTCCACTGGTTCATGACTGAGGTGGCCTGGGACTTACAGCACCACTACCCTGCTGTGGAGCCCCCTGCTGCAGCCTGGGGGgag ctgCGTAACATGGGCAGTGGGCTGTGTGTAGAGAGTAAACCATCGGCGTCCGGTTCTCCTCTCAGACTGGAGCCGTGTGTCAAAGGTCGAGGGGATGCGCTGTGGAATCACGCACAG gtgtttacATTTGGGTGGAGGGAGGACATCAGGGTTGGAGATCCTCTACACACGAAGAAAGTGTGTTTAGACGCCGTTTCACACAGCAGCCCTGTCACACTGTACGACTGTCACGGCATGAAGGGCAACCAGCTGTGGAGATACAGGAAG gactACACTCTGTTCCACCCGGTCAGTAACAGCTGTATGGACAGCGACTCGTCTGATAAACGGATTTTCATGAACTTGTGTAATCCGGCATCTCTGAGTCAGCAGTGGAGATTTGAGAATGTCAACATCACTGTTCTAGAGCGGTTCAACAGGAACCTGCCTGCATTGTGA